From Oryza sativa Japonica Group chromosome 4, ASM3414082v1, one genomic window encodes:
- the LOC9271971 gene encoding uncharacterized protein isoform X1, producing MANHRAVIAAVLVFCLCFVQVARCDVVAAAVSPSSPEQAQELQMLRAKVASLELRSLGLEDEISGRKEETLQLENVVREKSAQIAALVSELEVLQVPNVADDESVLKANAHNEMLEKQVLRLGSDLEDQVKKGESLEARASEAEKSLLELTQKLDHAEKINMEQKKKIEELNHSLRQVQDKLFEVEREAKLKAEELMKVHGMWLPHWVMARFVYCQDLASDKWQLHGKPVLDALAQKKSVPAAKAHLNSLKKSTDVYASAIATRSTQAYRVCRDTIQPSMAKAQEFADHYWQESKKFTTPYITKVVAASEPRLSRVCAVLEPYTRPVISAWRKLVMSASVPHRQVQKGIKHFVNDNGLLKSDSADRFAWFTASALVALPMFYTYKMLSAAIWRKAVAAQGSGGTRSKKASNRRRTQRVDS from the exons ATGGCGAACCACCGAGCTGTGATCGCGGCCGTCCTCGTTTTCTGCTTGTGCTTCGTTCAGGTGGCCCGGTGCGatgtggtcgccgccgccgtttctccgtcgtcgccggagcAGGCGCAAGAGCTTCAGATGCTGAGAGCCAAAGTCGCGTCGTTAG AATTACGTTCTTTGGGTTTAGAGGATGAGATCAgtgggaggaaggaggagaccTTGCAGCTGGAGAATGTTGTCAGGGAGAAGTCAGCACAGATTGCGGCATTGGTGAGCGAGCTAGAAGTTCTGCAG GTGCCTAATGTTGCTGACGATGAATCAGTGCTGAAGGCAAACGCCCATAATGAGATGCTTGAGAAACAG GTTCTGAGGCTGGGTAGTGATTTAGAGGACCAAGTTAAGAAAGGGGAATCACTAGAAGCCCGCGCTAGTGAAGCAGAGAAAAGTTTGCTTGAGCTTACTCAGAAGTTGGACCAT GCTGAAAAGATAAAtatggagcagaagaaaaaaattgaggaGCTTAACCATAGTCTTCGGCAAGTCCAG GATAAACTTTTTGAAGTGGAGAGGGAAGCAAAGTTGAAGGCGGAAGAGTTGATGAAG GTTCATGGCATGTGGCTTCCACATTGGGTCATGGCTCGTTTTGTGTATTGTCAG GACTTGGCTTCTGACAAATGGCAGCTCCATGGGAAGCCTGTGCTTGATGCTCTGGCGCAGAAg AAATCGGTTCCTGCTGCCAAAGCACATCTCAACTCTCTGAAAAAAAGCACCGATGTATACGCATCGGCAATAGCTACCAGGAGTACCCAAGCCTATAGAGTTTGCAGAGACACCATCCAACCATCAATGGCCAAGGCACAAGAATTTGCAGATCACTATTGGCAG GAATCCAAGAAGTTCACCACACCATACATCACCAAGGTTGTCGCAGCATCTGAACCTCGTCTGTCAAGAGTATGTGCCGTCCTCGAACCTTACACGAGGCCTGTCATATCTGCTTGGAGAAAGCTTGTTATGTCAGCAAGTGTACCCCATCGCCAG GTTCAGAAAGGAATCAAACACTTCGTAAACGATAACGGGCTGCTGAAATCTGATTCGGCCGACAGGTTCGCATGGTTCACG GCATCAGCTTTGGTCGCTCTACCGATGTTCTACACCTACAAGATGCTCTCAGCTGCTATATG GAGGAAAGCTGTGGCAGCACAGGGCAGTGGCGGCACAAGATCAAAAAAAGCCTCGAACCGCAGGCGCACACAGAGAGTGGACAGCTAG
- the LOC9271971 gene encoding spindle pole body component 110 isoform X2, which translates to MANHRAVIAAVLVFCLCFVQVARCDVVAAAVSPSSPEQAQELQMLRAKVASLEDEISGRKEETLQLENVVREKSAQIAALVSELEVLQVPNVADDESVLKANAHNEMLEKQVLRLGSDLEDQVKKGESLEARASEAEKSLLELTQKLDHAEKINMEQKKKIEELNHSLRQVQDKLFEVEREAKLKAEELMKVHGMWLPHWVMARFVYCQDLASDKWQLHGKPVLDALAQKKSVPAAKAHLNSLKKSTDVYASAIATRSTQAYRVCRDTIQPSMAKAQEFADHYWQESKKFTTPYITKVVAASEPRLSRVCAVLEPYTRPVISAWRKLVMSASVPHRQVQKGIKHFVNDNGLLKSDSADRFAWFTASALVALPMFYTYKMLSAAIWRKAVAAQGSGGTRSKKASNRRRTQRVDS; encoded by the exons ATGGCGAACCACCGAGCTGTGATCGCGGCCGTCCTCGTTTTCTGCTTGTGCTTCGTTCAGGTGGCCCGGTGCGatgtggtcgccgccgccgtttctccgtcgtcgccggagcAGGCGCAAGAGCTTCAGATGCTGAGAGCCAAAGTCGCGTCGTTAG AGGATGAGATCAgtgggaggaaggaggagaccTTGCAGCTGGAGAATGTTGTCAGGGAGAAGTCAGCACAGATTGCGGCATTGGTGAGCGAGCTAGAAGTTCTGCAG GTGCCTAATGTTGCTGACGATGAATCAGTGCTGAAGGCAAACGCCCATAATGAGATGCTTGAGAAACAG GTTCTGAGGCTGGGTAGTGATTTAGAGGACCAAGTTAAGAAAGGGGAATCACTAGAAGCCCGCGCTAGTGAAGCAGAGAAAAGTTTGCTTGAGCTTACTCAGAAGTTGGACCAT GCTGAAAAGATAAAtatggagcagaagaaaaaaattgaggaGCTTAACCATAGTCTTCGGCAAGTCCAG GATAAACTTTTTGAAGTGGAGAGGGAAGCAAAGTTGAAGGCGGAAGAGTTGATGAAG GTTCATGGCATGTGGCTTCCACATTGGGTCATGGCTCGTTTTGTGTATTGTCAG GACTTGGCTTCTGACAAATGGCAGCTCCATGGGAAGCCTGTGCTTGATGCTCTGGCGCAGAAg AAATCGGTTCCTGCTGCCAAAGCACATCTCAACTCTCTGAAAAAAAGCACCGATGTATACGCATCGGCAATAGCTACCAGGAGTACCCAAGCCTATAGAGTTTGCAGAGACACCATCCAACCATCAATGGCCAAGGCACAAGAATTTGCAGATCACTATTGGCAG GAATCCAAGAAGTTCACCACACCATACATCACCAAGGTTGTCGCAGCATCTGAACCTCGTCTGTCAAGAGTATGTGCCGTCCTCGAACCTTACACGAGGCCTGTCATATCTGCTTGGAGAAAGCTTGTTATGTCAGCAAGTGTACCCCATCGCCAG GTTCAGAAAGGAATCAAACACTTCGTAAACGATAACGGGCTGCTGAAATCTGATTCGGCCGACAGGTTCGCATGGTTCACG GCATCAGCTTTGGTCGCTCTACCGATGTTCTACACCTACAAGATGCTCTCAGCTGCTATATG GAGGAAAGCTGTGGCAGCACAGGGCAGTGGCGGCACAAGATCAAAAAAAGCCTCGAACCGCAGGCGCACACAGAGAGTGGACAGCTAG
- the LOC9271971 gene encoding uncharacterized protein isoform X3, with translation MANHRAVIAAVLVFCLCFVQVARCDVVAAAVSPSSPEQAQELQMLRAKVASLELRSLGLEDEISGRKEETLQLENVVREKSAQIAALVSELEVLQVPNVADDESVLKANAHNEMLEKQVLRLGSDLEDQVKKGESLEARASEAEKSLLELTQKLDHAEKINMEQKKKIEELNHSLRQVQDKLFEVEREAKLKAEELMKVHGMWLPHWVMARFVYCQDLASDKWQLHGKPVLDALAQKKSVPAAKAHLNSLKKSTDVYASAIATRSTQAYRVCRDTIQPSMAKAQEFADHYWQESKKFTTPYITKVVAASEPRLSRVCAVLEPYTRPVISAWRKLVMSASVPHRQVQKGIKHFVNDNGLLKSDSADRFAWFTASALVALPMFYTYKMLSAAIW, from the exons ATGGCGAACCACCGAGCTGTGATCGCGGCCGTCCTCGTTTTCTGCTTGTGCTTCGTTCAGGTGGCCCGGTGCGatgtggtcgccgccgccgtttctccgtcgtcgccggagcAGGCGCAAGAGCTTCAGATGCTGAGAGCCAAAGTCGCGTCGTTAG AATTACGTTCTTTGGGTTTAGAGGATGAGATCAgtgggaggaaggaggagaccTTGCAGCTGGAGAATGTTGTCAGGGAGAAGTCAGCACAGATTGCGGCATTGGTGAGCGAGCTAGAAGTTCTGCAG GTGCCTAATGTTGCTGACGATGAATCAGTGCTGAAGGCAAACGCCCATAATGAGATGCTTGAGAAACAG GTTCTGAGGCTGGGTAGTGATTTAGAGGACCAAGTTAAGAAAGGGGAATCACTAGAAGCCCGCGCTAGTGAAGCAGAGAAAAGTTTGCTTGAGCTTACTCAGAAGTTGGACCAT GCTGAAAAGATAAAtatggagcagaagaaaaaaattgaggaGCTTAACCATAGTCTTCGGCAAGTCCAG GATAAACTTTTTGAAGTGGAGAGGGAAGCAAAGTTGAAGGCGGAAGAGTTGATGAAG GTTCATGGCATGTGGCTTCCACATTGGGTCATGGCTCGTTTTGTGTATTGTCAG GACTTGGCTTCTGACAAATGGCAGCTCCATGGGAAGCCTGTGCTTGATGCTCTGGCGCAGAAg AAATCGGTTCCTGCTGCCAAAGCACATCTCAACTCTCTGAAAAAAAGCACCGATGTATACGCATCGGCAATAGCTACCAGGAGTACCCAAGCCTATAGAGTTTGCAGAGACACCATCCAACCATCAATGGCCAAGGCACAAGAATTTGCAGATCACTATTGGCAG GAATCCAAGAAGTTCACCACACCATACATCACCAAGGTTGTCGCAGCATCTGAACCTCGTCTGTCAAGAGTATGTGCCGTCCTCGAACCTTACACGAGGCCTGTCATATCTGCTTGGAGAAAGCTTGTTATGTCAGCAAGTGTACCCCATCGCCAG GTTCAGAAAGGAATCAAACACTTCGTAAACGATAACGGGCTGCTGAAATCTGATTCGGCCGACAGGTTCGCATGGTTCACG GCATCAGCTTTGGTCGCTCTACCGATGTTCTACACCTACAAGATGCTCTCAGCTGCTATATGGTGA
- the LOC107277899 gene encoding transcription repressor MYB6, whose product MGLLRCRKSCCLHWMNYLSPDLKCSNFTDDDDELTINLHALLGNKWNTHIKRKLMSQGIDPQTHQPVSAGTSVAAASELTTTASTVGFPSLQAPAPA is encoded by the exons ATGGGGTTGCTCCGCTGCCGAAAGAGCTGCTGCCTCCACTGGATGAACTACCTCAGCCCCGACCTCAAGTGCAGCAActtcaccgacgacgacgacgagctcacCATCAACCTCCACGCCCTTCTCGGCAACAA GTGGAACACGCACATCAAGCGCAAGCTCATGAGCCAGGGCATCGATCCGCAGACGCATCAGCCGGTTAGCGCCGGGACCAGCGTTGCCGCGGCAAGCGAGCTGACCACAACGGCCAGCACTGTCGGCTTCCCATCCCTgcaggcgccggcgccggcatga